The proteins below come from a single Gossypium raimondii isolate GPD5lz chromosome 2, ASM2569854v1, whole genome shotgun sequence genomic window:
- the LOC105788578 gene encoding histone-lysine N-methyltransferase, H3 lysine-9 specific SUVH5 isoform X4, translated as MVLQFQIDGNVNPSKGNMDPSKFKRRRVSAVRDYPIQAHVHPCSCFPVSRKYPPSKFRKGVSVKRDFPVKLDAPAALRNSLSSNASIATNGRDIHACTNDVKESNLSMVVWEERSELDASIAINIHLCTDIGDDKPSSVPNIANSHDGYECLKSIKEGFEESYSSMNIKGVERANVLMNIGDDPCEAVVTSFDDYQLALKDEKNIFQAAFNDDEDYVKEHDSQAAFSDDVVSVKTTLAEEARSLMVSDERCSDSQVAFNDDEDCVKEHDSLAAFSDGEESVKTTLAEEKNSQVDLSNYEVFSNNELINDCDKVKQIINHFRHVYNKLLQVKSGKLRSGLAVEAAIILQNQHKWIKRNKQFGSISGVEIGDYFFWRAELNIIGLHCRNVHGIDFMKMDGKNLAISVVDSGRYDNVFESNNEEFPDTLVYLGEGSNPKVQSKKSIEDQKLKGGNLALKNSVEAKNPVRVIRKIFFKRGKVEKRKYIYDGLYFVDSYRQEIASSGKLVFKFFLKRFPSQPKLDWRKLVRELDCMSYNSEGKERSPICVVNALDDEKPLITDDISQGKERIPIRAINALDDEKLPIFNYVTSVTYPESYCPSMINDGCDCIDGCSDSEDCPCIVKNGGSTYDYEERLFEAKPLIVECGPSCKCFTSCLNRVSQRGIRLPLEVFKTKAKGWGVRSRSFIRRGCFICEYTGEILRDNEGEQRIGNDEYLFDIGVTYGDHSLRDANSLGSFEGNECFTIDAARVGNVGRFINHSCSPNLFPQGVLFDHDNKRMPHIMLFAMEDIPPLNELTYDYNYEKGGVCDANGNIKIKHCYCDSSDCLGRMY; from the exons ATGGTATTGCAATTTCAAATTGATGGCAATGTGAATCCATCAAAAGGCAATATGGATCCGTCAAAATTTAAGCGACGAAGAGTCTCTGCTGTTCGGGACTATCCTATACAGGCTCACGTCCACCCATGCAGTTGCTTTCCTGTTTCAAGAAAGTACCCACCTTCAAAATTTCGGAAAGGGGTTTCTGTCAAGCGGGATTTTCCTGTAAAGCTGGATGCTCCTGCTGCTTTGAGAAACTCCCTGTCATCTAATGCTTCTATTGCTACTAATGGTCGTGATATTCATGCTTGCACTAATG ATGTTAAGGAATCCAACTTGTCAATGGTTGTTTGGGAAGAGCGAAGTGAATTGGATGCTTCTATTGCAATTAATATTCATCTGTGCACGGATATTGGGGATGACAAGCCATCTAGTGTTCCTAATATTGCTAACTCACATGATGGTTATGAatgcttaaaatctatcaaagaAG GTTTTGAAGAATCCTACTCTTCAATGAACATTAAGG GTGTTGAACGGGCCAATGTGTTAATGAACATCGGGGATGATCCGTGTGAAGCTGTTGTAACCAGTTTTGATGACTATCAATTAGCTCTGAAGGATGAAAAGA ATATTTTCCAGGCAGCCTTTAATGATGATGAAGATTATGTGAAAGAGCATGATTCCCAAGCAGCCTTTAGTGATGATGTAGTTAGTGTCAAAACCACTTTGGCAGAGGAAGCGAGGTCATTAATGGTTTCAGATGAGCGATGTTCGGATTCCCAGGTAGCCTTTAATGATGATGAAGATTGTGTGAAAGAGCATGATTCCCTAGCAGCCTTTAGTGATGGTGAAGAGAGTGTCAAAACTACTTTGGCAGAGGAGAAAAATTCTCAAGTTGACCTTAGCAATTACGAGGTGTTCTCTAACAATGAGTTGATAAATGATTGTGACAAGGTTAAGCAGATTATTAATCATTTTAGACACGTTTACAACAAGCTCTTACAGGTTAAGTCCGGGAAACTTAGGAGTGGCCTTGCTGTTGAAGCTGCtataattcttcaaaatcaaCATAAGTGGATCAAAAGAAATAAGCAGTTTGGCTCTATCTCAGGAGTTGAAATAGGTGACTACTTTTTCTGGAGGGctgaattgaatataattggCCTCCATTGTCGAAATGTTCATGGCATAGATTTTAtgaaaatggatggaaaaaatcTAGCCATAAGTGTTGTGGACTCCGGGCGATACGACAATGTTTTTGAGTCAAACAATGAAGAGTTTCCAGATACCTTAGTTTATTTAGGGGAAGGTTCAAATCCAAAGGTTCAAAGTAAGAAATCTATTGAGGATCAAAAGCTTAAAGGTGGTAATCTTGCTTTGAAGAATAGTGTAGAAGCAAAAAATCCTGTAAGGGTTATTCGTAAGATTTTCTTTAAACGTGGGAAGGTAGAAAAGCGCAAATATATTTATGATGGGTTGTACTTTGTTGATAGTTATCGACAAGAAATAGCATCATCTGGCAAgcttgtttttaagttttttctgAAGAGATTTCCTAGCCAACCAAAACTTGATTGGAGAAAATTGGTTAGGGAACTTGATTGTATGAGTTATAATTCTGAAGGCAAAGAGAGGTCACCTATTTGTGTAGTGAATGCTTTGGATGATGAGAAGCCCCTAATCACCGATGATATTTCTCAAGGTAAAGAGAGGATACCTATTCGTGCAATAAATGCTTTGGATGATGAGAAGCTTCCGATATTTAATTATGTCACCAGTGTGACATATCCAGAGTCCTATTGTCCTTCAATGATTAATGATGGTTGTGATTGTATTGATGGATGCTCAGACTCTGAGGATTGCCCTTGCATTGTCAAGAACGGAGGATCAACCTATGATTATGAAGAACGCCTTTTTGAGGCAAAGCCCCTTATTGTTGAGTGTGGACCTTCTTGTAAGTGCTTCACCTCTTGCCTTAATAGAGTGAGTCAACGTGGAATTCGACTTCCTTTAGAAGTTTTTAAGACTAAAGCAAAAGGATGGGGTGTTAGATCACGGTCTTTTATTCGACGTGGATGCTTTATATGTGAGTATACAGGTGAAATCCTACGAGACAATGAAGGTGAACAAAGGATAGGTAACGATGAATACTTGTTTGATATAGGAGTTACTTACGGTGATCATTCTTTGCGAGATGCAAATTCTCTCGGTTCATTTGAGGGAAATGAATGTTTCACTATTGATGCTGCTCGAGTGGGTAATGTGGGACGATTCATCAATCATAGTTGCTCTCCGAATCTTTTTCCTCAAGGTGTTCTCTTTGATCATGATAACAAAAGAATGCCacatattatgttatttgcTATGGAAGATATACCACCATTGAATGAGTTAACATATGActataattatgaaaaaggtGGAGTTTGTGATGCAAATGGTAATATCAAGATCAAGCATTGTTATTGTGATTCTAGTGATTGCCTCGGGAGAATGTACTAG
- the LOC105788578 gene encoding histone-lysine N-methyltransferase, H3 lysine-9 specific SUVH5 isoform X3: MVLQFQIDGNVNPSKGNMDPSKFKRRRVSAVRDYPIQAHVHPCSCFPVSRKYPPSKFRKGVSVKRDFPVKLDAPAALRNSLSSNASIATNGRDIHACTNDVKESNLSMVVWEERSELDASIAINIHLCTDIGDDKPSSVPNIANSHDGYECLKSIKEGFEESYSSMNIKGEQCAVDIPFANNIYACIESKQEGVERANVLMNIGDDPCEAVVTSFDDYQLALKDEKNIFQAAFNDDEDYVKEHDSQAAFSDDVVSVKTTLAEEARSLMVSDERCSDSQVAFNDDEDCVKEHDSLAAFSDGEESVKTTLAEEKNSQVDLSNYEVFSNNELINDCDKVKQIINHFRHVYNKLLQVKSGKLRSGLAVEAAIILQNQHKWIKRNKQFGSISGVEIGDYFFWRAELNIIGLHCRNVHGIDFMKMDGKNLAISVVDSGRYDNVFESNNEEFPDTLVYLGEGSNPKVQSKKSIEDQKLKGGNLALKNSVEAKNPVRVIRKIFFKRGKVEKRKYIYDGLYFVDSYRQEIASSGKLVFKFFLKRFPSQPKLDWRKLVRELDCMSYNSEGKERSPICVVNALDDEKPLITDDISQGKERIPIRAINALDDEKLPIFNYVTSVTYPESYCPSMINDGCDCIDGCSDSEDCPCIVKNGGSTYDYEERLFEAKPLIVECGPSCKCFTSCLNRVSQRGIRLPLEVFKTKAKGWGVRSRSFIRRGCFICEYTGEILRDNEGEQRIGNDEYLFDIGVTYGDHSLRDANSLGSFEGNECFTIDAARVGNVGRFINHSCSPNLFPQGVLFDHDNKRMPHIMLFAMEDIPPLNELTYDYNYEKGGVCDANGNIKIKHCYCDSSDCLGRMY; the protein is encoded by the exons ATGGTATTGCAATTTCAAATTGATGGCAATGTGAATCCATCAAAAGGCAATATGGATCCGTCAAAATTTAAGCGACGAAGAGTCTCTGCTGTTCGGGACTATCCTATACAGGCTCACGTCCACCCATGCAGTTGCTTTCCTGTTTCAAGAAAGTACCCACCTTCAAAATTTCGGAAAGGGGTTTCTGTCAAGCGGGATTTTCCTGTAAAGCTGGATGCTCCTGCTGCTTTGAGAAACTCCCTGTCATCTAATGCTTCTATTGCTACTAATGGTCGTGATATTCATGCTTGCACTAATG ATGTTAAGGAATCCAACTTGTCAATGGTTGTTTGGGAAGAGCGAAGTGAATTGGATGCTTCTATTGCAATTAATATTCATCTGTGCACGGATATTGGGGATGACAAGCCATCTAGTGTTCCTAATATTGCTAACTCACATGATGGTTATGAatgcttaaaatctatcaaagaAG GTTTTGAAGAATCCTACTCTTCAATGAACATTAAGGGTGAGCAATGTGCAGTTGATATCCCTTTTGCAAATAACATTTATGCTTGCATAGAATCTAAGCAAGAAG GTGTTGAACGGGCCAATGTGTTAATGAACATCGGGGATGATCCGTGTGAAGCTGTTGTAACCAGTTTTGATGACTATCAATTAGCTCTGAAGGATGAAAAGA ATATTTTCCAGGCAGCCTTTAATGATGATGAAGATTATGTGAAAGAGCATGATTCCCAAGCAGCCTTTAGTGATGATGTAGTTAGTGTCAAAACCACTTTGGCAGAGGAAGCGAGGTCATTAATGGTTTCAGATGAGCGATGTTCGGATTCCCAGGTAGCCTTTAATGATGATGAAGATTGTGTGAAAGAGCATGATTCCCTAGCAGCCTTTAGTGATGGTGAAGAGAGTGTCAAAACTACTTTGGCAGAGGAGAAAAATTCTCAAGTTGACCTTAGCAATTACGAGGTGTTCTCTAACAATGAGTTGATAAATGATTGTGACAAGGTTAAGCAGATTATTAATCATTTTAGACACGTTTACAACAAGCTCTTACAGGTTAAGTCCGGGAAACTTAGGAGTGGCCTTGCTGTTGAAGCTGCtataattcttcaaaatcaaCATAAGTGGATCAAAAGAAATAAGCAGTTTGGCTCTATCTCAGGAGTTGAAATAGGTGACTACTTTTTCTGGAGGGctgaattgaatataattggCCTCCATTGTCGAAATGTTCATGGCATAGATTTTAtgaaaatggatggaaaaaatcTAGCCATAAGTGTTGTGGACTCCGGGCGATACGACAATGTTTTTGAGTCAAACAATGAAGAGTTTCCAGATACCTTAGTTTATTTAGGGGAAGGTTCAAATCCAAAGGTTCAAAGTAAGAAATCTATTGAGGATCAAAAGCTTAAAGGTGGTAATCTTGCTTTGAAGAATAGTGTAGAAGCAAAAAATCCTGTAAGGGTTATTCGTAAGATTTTCTTTAAACGTGGGAAGGTAGAAAAGCGCAAATATATTTATGATGGGTTGTACTTTGTTGATAGTTATCGACAAGAAATAGCATCATCTGGCAAgcttgtttttaagttttttctgAAGAGATTTCCTAGCCAACCAAAACTTGATTGGAGAAAATTGGTTAGGGAACTTGATTGTATGAGTTATAATTCTGAAGGCAAAGAGAGGTCACCTATTTGTGTAGTGAATGCTTTGGATGATGAGAAGCCCCTAATCACCGATGATATTTCTCAAGGTAAAGAGAGGATACCTATTCGTGCAATAAATGCTTTGGATGATGAGAAGCTTCCGATATTTAATTATGTCACCAGTGTGACATATCCAGAGTCCTATTGTCCTTCAATGATTAATGATGGTTGTGATTGTATTGATGGATGCTCAGACTCTGAGGATTGCCCTTGCATTGTCAAGAACGGAGGATCAACCTATGATTATGAAGAACGCCTTTTTGAGGCAAAGCCCCTTATTGTTGAGTGTGGACCTTCTTGTAAGTGCTTCACCTCTTGCCTTAATAGAGTGAGTCAACGTGGAATTCGACTTCCTTTAGAAGTTTTTAAGACTAAAGCAAAAGGATGGGGTGTTAGATCACGGTCTTTTATTCGACGTGGATGCTTTATATGTGAGTATACAGGTGAAATCCTACGAGACAATGAAGGTGAACAAAGGATAGGTAACGATGAATACTTGTTTGATATAGGAGTTACTTACGGTGATCATTCTTTGCGAGATGCAAATTCTCTCGGTTCATTTGAGGGAAATGAATGTTTCACTATTGATGCTGCTCGAGTGGGTAATGTGGGACGATTCATCAATCATAGTTGCTCTCCGAATCTTTTTCCTCAAGGTGTTCTCTTTGATCATGATAACAAAAGAATGCCacatattatgttatttgcTATGGAAGATATACCACCATTGAATGAGTTAACATATGActataattatgaaaaaggtGGAGTTTGTGATGCAAATGGTAATATCAAGATCAAGCATTGTTATTGTGATTCTAGTGATTGCCTCGGGAGAATGTACTAG